Proteins from a single region of Pseudodesulfovibrio portus:
- a CDS encoding VgrG-related protein, which produces MSIGKIGDYDVMASLVQGNGMKGGQRSAQLRAAFDDQMSMTQQLFGEGSTEYGEGSSDSFDVSMINDSMMMEALATITRLMRDEAKLPRGQGALAPGASPAGPVPAPAASDFHVPGALSARFESGDSGVSAIGYDRVGGTSYGKYQIASRPGTMDRFLNYLDEKAPEWADRLRRAGPANTGSKTGDMPAQWKAIAAEDPARFERLQHDFIAGETYRPARDMILGQTGLDFNNAPPALREVLWSTSVQHGATGAAKIFNKVIERFVSGNRDEDFNAMLIKGVYDTRKGQFESSTGRVQKAVANRMDTEKQLALSMLGQTKLNRIV; this is translated from the coding sequence ATGTCCATCGGCAAGATCGGCGATTACGACGTCATGGCGTCGCTCGTTCAGGGGAACGGGATGAAGGGCGGTCAGCGCAGCGCGCAACTCAGGGCGGCCTTTGACGACCAGATGTCCATGACGCAACAGCTTTTCGGAGAAGGGTCAACCGAATACGGGGAGGGGAGTTCCGATTCCTTTGACGTCTCCATGATCAACGACTCCATGATGATGGAGGCGCTGGCCACCATCACACGGCTCATGCGCGACGAGGCGAAATTGCCCCGTGGGCAGGGAGCCCTTGCGCCGGGAGCGTCGCCTGCCGGGCCGGTCCCCGCTCCGGCCGCTTCGGATTTTCACGTGCCCGGCGCGTTGTCCGCCCGGTTCGAATCGGGTGATTCCGGCGTGTCGGCCATCGGCTATGACCGCGTGGGCGGCACGTCCTACGGCAAGTATCAGATCGCTTCGCGTCCTGGGACCATGGACCGTTTCCTGAACTATCTCGATGAAAAGGCTCCCGAGTGGGCGGACCGGCTGCGCCGGGCCGGACCTGCGAACACCGGTTCGAAGACCGGGGACATGCCCGCGCAATGGAAGGCCATAGCCGCCGAGGACCCGGCCCGGTTCGAGCGGCTCCAGCATGATTTCATCGCCGGCGAGACCTACCGCCCGGCCCGGGACATGATTCTCGGCCAGACCGGCCTGGATTTCAACAATGCGCCGCCCGCCCTGCGTGAGGTGCTGTGGTCCACCTCGGTCCAGCACGGCGCCACGGGCGCGGCAAAAATCTTCAACAAGGTCATCGAACGGTTCGTGTCCGGCAACAGGGACGAGGACTTCAATGCCATGCTCATCAAGGGCGTGTACGATACCCGCAAGGGACAGTTCGAGTCCTCCACCGGCCGGGTGCAAAAGGCCGTGGCCAACCGCATGGACACCGAGAAGCAACTCGCCCTGTCCATGCTCGGGCAGACGAAACTCAACCGGATTGTCTAG